In Saimiri boliviensis isolate mSaiBol1 chromosome 12, mSaiBol1.pri, whole genome shotgun sequence, one genomic interval encodes:
- the LOC120362560 gene encoding peptidyl-prolyl cis-trans isomerase A-like, giving the protein MEYYAAIKKDELNPTVLFDITTDSQLLGHDSFELFADKVPKTAENFRALSTGKKGFGYKGSCFHRIIPGFTCQGGDFTHHNGTGSKSIYGEKFDDENFILKHTDPGILSMANAGPNTNGSQFFICTVKTEWLDGEHAVFGKVKRGMNTVEAMECFGSRNGKTSKKITTADVDNSNKFDLCFILTTDHSFCSSGEHPSTPLARMTIPKFKLNGKYLSGNRKRKLKE; this is encoded by the exons atggaatactatgcagccataaaaaaggatgagttaaacCCCACTGTGTTATTTGACATTACCACTGACAGCCAGCTCTTGGGCCATGACTCCTTTGAGCTGTTTGCAGACAAGGttccaaagacagcagaaaattTTCGTGCTCTGAGCACTGGAAAGAAAGGGTTTGGTTATAAGGGTTcctgctttcacagaattattccaGGGTTTACGTGTCAGGGTGGTGACTTCACACACCATAATGGCACTGGTAGCAAGTCCATCTATGGGGAGAAATTTGATGATGAGAACTTCATCCTAAAGCATACAGATCCAGGCATCTTGTCCATGGCAAATGCTGGACCAAACACAAACGGTTCCCAGTTTTTCATCTGCACTGTCAAGACTGAGTGGTTGGATGGTGAGCATGCAGTCTTTGGCAAGGTGAAAAGAGGCATGAATACCGTGGAGGCCATGGAGTGCTTTGGGTCCAGGAATGGCAAGACCAGCAAGAAGATCACCACTGCTGACGTGGACAACTCTAACAAGTTTGACTTGTGTTTTATCTTAACCACAGACCATTCCTTCTGTAGCTCAGGAGAGCACCCCTCCACCCCATTGGCTCGCA TGACCATTCCAAAATTTAAACTCAATGGAAAGTATCTTAGTGGAAACcgaaaaaggaaattgaaagaaTAA